A single Arcobacter sp. LA11 DNA region contains:
- a CDS encoding nickel-dependent hydrogenase large subunit, whose protein sequence is MKTVDLVERIEGEAKLACSWKNNIISDARIEFLNFRGFELILEGKSPLDALIYTPRICGICGQAHLHTTVNALENIYENIGEKLNITKKAKLLREIGLNIEIIDSHIKWFYMFIMPDITNLSNSDYSDYSALKGKKWIKASSVASETIKSLAIIGGQWPHTSYMLPGGVVSDPTLLDLTSMQNYLDQAIKFFEHDFVGVDFEKYLSFSGLKDVNKINGDLKDFVNLSFENDLEKIGMAYDKHIVLGESTLFKSGRINKRLSTKIDLNRISEDTNYTFNIEEKNDSKDAYGWAKNVKYSNEFYETGPLSRALVQSRKFIKEIHKEYSDSVFTRVISRMDELAHLLYMTKELIKQVDISEESFIKPKISLSDISEAKGVGVVEACRGSLFHEVSIKEGKIDSYNVITPTVWNLGPGDKSNYSIAQKAIIGNTSIEKAKIVLRSFDVCSVCTTH, encoded by the coding sequence ATGAAAACTGTAGATTTAGTTGAAAGAATTGAAGGAGAAGCAAAACTAGCTTGTTCTTGGAAGAACAATATTATAAGTGATGCACGAATTGAATTTTTAAACTTTAGAGGTTTCGAACTGATTTTAGAAGGAAAGTCACCTTTAGATGCACTAATTTATACTCCTAGAATCTGTGGTATTTGTGGACAAGCCCATCTTCATACAACTGTAAATGCTTTAGAAAATATTTATGAAAATATTGGTGAAAAGCTAAATATCACTAAAAAAGCTAAGCTTTTAAGGGAAATAGGTTTAAATATTGAGATTATAGATTCTCATATAAAATGGTTTTATATGTTTATAATGCCAGATATAACCAATCTTTCAAATAGTGACTATAGTGATTATTCTGCTTTAAAAGGTAAAAAATGGATAAAAGCTTCAAGTGTAGCAAGTGAGACTATAAAATCTTTAGCAATTATTGGTGGTCAATGGCCTCATACTTCTTATATGTTACCAGGTGGAGTAGTTAGTGATCCAACTTTATTAGATTTAACATCGATGCAAAATTATTTAGACCAAGCTATTAAATTTTTTGAACATGATTTTGTCGGAGTAGATTTTGAAAAATATTTATCTTTTTCAGGATTAAAAGATGTAAATAAAATAAATGGTGATTTAAAAGATTTTGTTAATCTAAGTTTTGAAAATGATTTAGAGAAAATTGGAATGGCTTATGATAAACATATTGTGTTAGGAGAATCAACTCTATTTAAATCAGGAAGAATAAATAAAAGATTATCAACAAAAATTGATTTAAATAGAATTAGTGAAGATACAAATTATACTTTTAATATAGAAGAGAAAAATGATTCAAAAGATGCATATGGTTGGGCAAAAAATGTAAAATACTCAAATGAATTTTATGAAACAGGTCCATTATCAAGAGCTTTAGTACAAAGTAGAAAATTTATAAAAGAGATACATAAAGAGTATAGTGATTCAGTATTCACAAGGGTTATATCACGAATGGATGAGTTAGCACATCTTTTATATATGACAAAAGAATTGATAAAACAAGTAGATATTAGTGAAGAATCTTTTATTAAACCAAAAATTTCTTTGAGTGATATAAGTGAAGCTAAAGGTGTTGGTGTAGTTGAAGCTTGTAGAGGTTCTTTATTTCATGAAGTATCTATTAAAGAAGGAAAAATTGACAGCTACAATGTAATTACTCCTACTGTTTGGAATCTTGGACCTGGAGATAAAAGTAATTATTCTATTGCTCAAAAAGCAATTATTGGTAATACTTCAATTGAAAAAGCGAAAATAGTTTTACGTAGTTTTGATGTTTGTTCTGTTTGCACAACACATTAA
- a CDS encoding transglutaminase-like cysteine peptidase, whose protein sequence is MKKILIITFLTINFLFASTLSDLRITDDDFVKILYSSKKNFILDRINELMMLKKSLKNVDDDFTKLTSVNDLFNEYDFKSDMTVYKKNDYWASRKEFIFKGSGDCEDFVIAKYFTLLELGIDESKLSLLHNLHDNEYHLVLAYQEDQFSDVFILDNINKKILPLTVRNDILVLYTLKTIDLNKAVDLTSDLQTLSNYKWTEIYLKSKNIRLKLVN, encoded by the coding sequence ATGAAAAAAATATTAATAATTACTTTTTTAACAATAAATTTTTTATTCGCTTCAACATTAAGTGATTTAAGAATCACGGATGATGACTTTGTAAAAATACTCTATTCTTCAAAAAAGAACTTTATATTAGATAGAATCAACGAATTAATGATGTTAAAAAAATCTCTTAAAAATGTAGATGACGATTTTACAAAATTAACTTCGGTAAATGATCTGTTTAATGAATATGATTTTAAAAGTGATATGACTGTTTATAAAAAAAATGACTACTGGGCATCAAGAAAAGAGTTTATTTTTAAAGGTAGTGGTGACTGTGAAGACTTTGTTATTGCAAAATACTTTACACTTCTAGAACTAGGAATTGATGAATCTAAATTGTCTCTTTTACATAATTTACATGATAATGAATACCACTTAGTTTTAGCATATCAAGAAGACCAATTTTCTGATGTATTTATTTTAGATAATATTAATAAAAAAATTCTTCCATTAACTGTAAGAAATGATATATTAGTACTCTATACTCTTAAAACTATTGATTTAAATAAAGCAGTTGACCTAACATCTGATTTACAAACTTTGAGTAATTATAAATGGACAGAGATTTATTTAAAATCAAAAAATATAAGATTAAAATTAGTCAATTAA
- a CDS encoding Ni/Fe hydrogenase has product MRLNQKNKPKVLWFQAITCNGNTHSFLSSNDNRMKLFLDSFDLIYHPSLSVDISLKDIIESDVEIDFLLVEGAITSNERFFSISGETTTLLLNQLVSKSKYLIAVGSCASYGGLHAKFEQNEDIKGISDSLDVDNLYSLNHPVINLTGCPVHPEWIFQTLFTLKDYKKMHLDEEGRPKELYYGLAHHGCTRNEYFEWKVESKTFGLKEGCLFYEQGCRGPMTHSNCNKILWNEVNTKTRVGMPCIGCTELDFPRDNMLETKKNIGIPDQVPLGINKRAYLSLTGIAKTFKIDRLHKKLID; this is encoded by the coding sequence ATGAGGCTTAATCAAAAGAATAAACCAAAAGTATTATGGTTTCAAGCCATAACTTGTAATGGAAATACTCACTCTTTTCTAAGTTCAAATGATAATAGAATGAAACTATTTTTAGATAGTTTCGATCTAATTTATCATCCTTCCTTATCAGTTGATATTTCATTAAAAGATATTATAGAATCAGATGTAGAAATTGATTTTTTATTAGTTGAAGGTGCAATTACTTCAAATGAAAGGTTTTTTTCAATTTCAGGTGAAACAACAACTCTTTTATTAAATCAATTAGTTTCAAAATCAAAATATTTAATAGCTGTTGGTTCTTGTGCTTCTTATGGTGGTCTTCATGCAAAGTTTGAACAAAATGAAGATATAAAAGGGATTAGTGATTCATTAGATGTTGATAACTTATATTCTTTAAATCATCCTGTAATAAATTTAACTGGTTGTCCTGTCCATCCTGAATGGATTTTTCAAACTCTTTTTACACTAAAAGATTATAAAAAAATGCATTTAGATGAAGAAGGAAGACCAAAAGAGTTATATTATGGCTTAGCTCATCATGGTTGTACACGAAATGAATATTTTGAATGGAAAGTAGAATCCAAAACTTTTGGACTTAAAGAGGGCTGTCTTTTTTATGAACAAGGTTGTCGTGGTCCTATGACTCATTCTAATTGTAATAAAATTCTTTGGAATGAAGTAAATACAAAAACAAGAGTAGGAATGCCGTGTATTGGATGTACAGAGCTTGATTTTCCAAGAGATAATATGTTAGAAACAAAGAAAAATATTGGTATACCGGATCAAGTACCTTTAGGAATTAATAAACGTGCTTATTTATCCCTTACAGGTATTGCTAAAACTTTTAAAATAGATAGGCTTCATAAAAAATTAATTGACTAA
- a CDS encoding TetR/AcrR family transcriptional regulator → MSAKEEKKNTIIENSLKLFSKNGFYNTTIPDIAKSMKMSVGNMYNYFKSKEELAKYAIKYSTNVLAIELKEINNMDISSKEKIYVFTKRYLQSVKKSPEVIEYFLRVYLSNREVFNEGCEGFLCVSEFVTEVMILLDDGAAKKEFRQQEFFPAFAMFMGALGGFAFLSGEKVLEKDVLSYSDAVAENIYRALKYEA, encoded by the coding sequence TTGTCAGCAAAAGAAGAAAAGAAGAATACCATAATTGAAAATTCTTTAAAACTTTTTTCAAAAAATGGTTTTTATAATACTACTATTCCCGATATTGCAAAATCAATGAAAATGAGTGTTGGAAATATGTATAATTATTTCAAATCAAAAGAAGAATTAGCAAAATATGCAATTAAGTATTCTACCAATGTTTTAGCAATTGAATTAAAAGAAATTAATAATATGGATATTTCTTCAAAAGAAAAAATTTATGTTTTCACAAAAAGATATTTACAGAGTGTTAAAAAATCTCCTGAAGTAATTGAATATTTTTTGAGAGTTTATCTTTCTAATAGAGAAGTTTTTAATGAAGGTTGTGAAGGTTTCTTATGTGTTAGTGAATTTGTAACAGAAGTTATGATTTTACTGGATGATGGTGCTGCAAAAAAAGAGTTTAGACAACAAGAATTTTTCCCAGCATTTGCAATGTTTATGGGAGCTTTAGGTGGTTTTGCATTTCTTTCAGGAGAAAAAGTTTTAGAAAAAGATGTTTTATCTTATTCTGATGCAGTTGCAGAAAATATCTATAGAGCTTTAAAGTATGAGGCTTAA
- a CDS encoding bifunctional aconitate hydratase 2/2-methylisocitrate dehydratase, translating to MSLLATYKAHTEERLNEGGLPPLALTAEQTADLVELLKANSVEEADYCLELFKNKINPGVDDAAYVKAAFLNDVVQGNTTCSVITKTEAVEILGTMMGGFNVSPLIDALKIDEVAQSAAEQLKNTILVYDAFNDVKDLMDAGNAKAKEVIESWANAEWFTNKPALEEEIKLTVYKIPGETNTDDLSPATVAFTRSDIPLHATAMLQSRMENPLDTMKALKEKGNPLAYVGDVVGTGSSRKSGINSVQWHMGRDIPGVPNKRTGGVVIGDIIAPIFFNTAEDSGCLPIQAPVANLETGDEIVLKPYAGVIEKNGEVVSEFNLAPNTLTDEMRAGGRIPLIIGKGLTVKARETLGLSATEAFVAPEQPSDNGKGFTQAQKMVGRACGIEGVKPGMYVEPIATTVGSQDTTGPMTRDEIKELAALSFGADMVMQSFCHTAAYPKPADIKLRHTLPDFINSRGGVTLRPGDGVIHSWLNRLCLPDTVGTGGDSHTRFPIGISFPAGSGLIAFAGVTGAMPLTMPESVLVKFKGEMQPGITLRDLVNAIPYQAIQDGLLTVEKKGKKNVFAGTIIEIAGLPDLKVEQAFELSDSAAERSAAACSVQLDKEPIIEYLSSNIALIEKMIEEGYEDARTLQRRADKMKEWLANPELLQPDADAEYKAVIEIDLNTITEPLLACPNDPDDVDTLTSILADDKRIKNIDEVFVGSCMTNIGLFRALGEVLKGEGEVPTKLWVAPPTKMDKEQLTEEGYYSIFAAAGARLEIPGCSLCMGNQAQVSEGAAVFSTSTRNFDNRLGKGSQVYLGSAEVAAVAALLGRLPSKEEYMEIVPKKITEDNKDGVYKYLNFHQVTGDQLTNLVHS from the coding sequence ATGAGTCTATTAGCTACTTATAAAGCACATACAGAAGAAAGATTAAATGAAGGTGGATTACCACCATTAGCATTAACTGCTGAACAAACTGCAGATTTAGTTGAATTATTAAAAGCAAATTCAGTTGAAGAAGCAGATTACTGTTTAGAACTATTCAAAAATAAAATCAACCCAGGTGTTGATGATGCTGCATACGTAAAAGCTGCATTTTTAAATGATGTTGTTCAAGGAAATACTACATGTTCAGTAATTACTAAAACTGAAGCTGTAGAAATTTTAGGAACAATGATGGGTGGATTTAATGTTTCTCCATTAATTGATGCACTTAAAATTGATGAAGTAGCACAAAGTGCTGCAGAGCAATTAAAAAATACTATCTTAGTATATGATGCATTCAATGACGTTAAAGATTTAATGGATGCTGGAAATGCAAAAGCAAAAGAAGTTATCGAATCATGGGCAAATGCTGAGTGGTTTACTAACAAACCTGCACTAGAAGAAGAAATTAAATTAACTGTTTACAAAATTCCTGGTGAAACAAATACAGATGATTTATCTCCTGCAACTGTTGCATTTACTAGATCTGATATTCCGTTACATGCAACTGCGATGTTACAATCAAGAATGGAAAATCCATTAGATACAATGAAAGCTCTTAAAGAAAAAGGTAATCCATTAGCATACGTTGGTGATGTTGTTGGTACTGGTTCTTCAAGAAAATCTGGGATTAACTCAGTTCAATGGCACATGGGTAGAGATATTCCAGGTGTTCCAAACAAAAGAACAGGTGGTGTTGTAATTGGTGATATTATCGCTCCAATTTTCTTCAATACTGCAGAAGATTCAGGATGTTTACCAATTCAAGCTCCAGTTGCAAATCTTGAAACTGGTGATGAAATTGTTCTTAAACCATATGCTGGTGTAATTGAAAAAAATGGTGAAGTTGTTTCTGAATTCAATTTAGCTCCAAACACATTAACTGATGAAATGAGAGCTGGTGGAAGAATTCCATTAATTATTGGTAAAGGTCTTACTGTTAAAGCTAGAGAAACTTTAGGTTTATCTGCTACTGAAGCATTTGTTGCACCTGAGCAGCCTTCTGATAATGGTAAAGGATTTACTCAAGCACAAAAAATGGTTGGTAGAGCTTGTGGTATAGAAGGTGTTAAACCTGGTATGTACGTTGAGCCTATTGCAACTACTGTTGGTTCTCAAGATACAACTGGACCAATGACAAGAGATGAGATTAAAGAATTAGCAGCACTTAGCTTTGGTGCTGATATGGTTATGCAATCATTCTGTCACACTGCTGCATATCCAAAACCAGCAGATATCAAATTAAGACATACTTTACCTGATTTCATCAACTCTAGAGGTGGTGTTACATTAAGACCAGGTGATGGTGTTATTCACTCTTGGTTAAATAGATTATGTTTACCAGATACTGTTGGTACTGGTGGAGATTCTCATACTAGATTCCCTATTGGTATTTCATTCCCAGCTGGTTCTGGTCTTATTGCATTTGCTGGTGTTACTGGTGCTATGCCATTAACTATGCCAGAATCTGTACTTGTTAAATTCAAAGGTGAAATGCAACCAGGAATTACTTTAAGAGACTTAGTAAATGCTATTCCATACCAAGCTATTCAAGATGGTTTATTAACTGTTGAGAAAAAAGGTAAGAAAAATGTATTCGCTGGAACAATTATTGAGATTGCTGGTTTACCTGACTTAAAAGTTGAGCAAGCATTTGAATTATCTGATTCAGCAGCAGAAAGATCAGCAGCAGCTTGTTCTGTACAATTAGATAAAGAACCAATTATTGAGTACTTATCTTCAAACATCGCATTAATTGAAAAAATGATTGAAGAAGGTTATGAAGATGCTAGAACTCTTCAAAGAAGAGCTGACAAAATGAAAGAATGGTTAGCTAACCCTGAGTTATTACAACCAGATGCAGATGCTGAATACAAAGCAGTAATTGAAATTGATTTAAATACAATTACTGAGCCATTATTAGCTTGTCCAAATGATCCAGATGATGTTGATACTTTAACTAGCATTTTAGCTGACGATAAAAGAATTAAGAATATTGACGAAGTATTCGTAGGTTCTTGTATGACTAATATCGGATTATTTAGAGCTTTAGGTGAAGTACTTAAAGGTGAAGGTGAAGTTCCTACTAAATTATGGGTTGCACCACCAACGAAAATGGATAAAGAACAATTAACAGAAGAGGGTTACTACTCAATTTTTGCAGCTGCAGGTGCAAGACTTGAAATTCCTGGTTGTTCATTATGTATGGGTAACCAAGCGCAAGTTTCTGAAGGTGCGGCAGTATTCTCAACTTCAACTAGAAACTTTGATAACAGATTAGGAAAAGGTTCTCAAGTTTACTTAGGATCTGCAGAAGTAGCAGCAGTAGCAGCACTTCTTGGAAGACTTCCATCTAAAGAAGAATATATGGAAATCGTACCTAAGAAAATCACTGAAGATAACAAAGATGGCGTTTATAAATACTTAAACTTCCACCAAGTTACTGGTGATCAATTAACTAACTTAGTTCACTCATAA
- a CDS encoding long-chain fatty acid--CoA ligase produces MYSYSFKTYNELFDFITTTYTNPNFLNYLENGTYKSISVNEFKEKVICLAIALKKMGINKGDTIAIFAKSSPFWLIFDFAIHKIGAISVPIFDNISTQNLNFEIEDAKIKYVFIDSIERLDDIKHDVTFITHNFCIKEEGFHNLDDIFVMSTVKCDIYDLEQNTPKEEDTFSIIYTSGNTGTPKGVQLTHKNIINQIHDVNKILELPEDEVILSLLPLAHIFERMVMSFYLNKGVSIYFVDEIPNVSNLLKVVRPTMMTVVPRLLEKIFFKIKMNIDAKPFISRFIAKKAFNYALNENMNKETFLFKVFNKIVYSKLRDIFGGRITKLVSGGAPLNKEIAQFFLNIGIPIYQGYGLTESSPVITTNIPGANKVGSSGRPIPSVEVKITNDGELLARGDSIMKGYLNNDELTAKTIDKDGWLYTGDLASIDEDGYVYIQSRKKDIYKLSTGNYVSTIPIEQALSKNKYIEFATIIANNKKYVSCLLFIDKDIYNNDILNKQLTIEEYYNQDKVHKSIKNDIKIINKNVNEWEKIIQYTIVTNDISIEGGELTPSMKICRNVIEEKYEEVINKMY; encoded by the coding sequence ATGTATTCATATAGCTTTAAAACTTATAATGAGTTGTTTGATTTTATAACAACTACTTACACAAATCCAAATTTTCTAAATTATTTAGAGAATGGTACATATAAATCTATTTCAGTAAATGAATTTAAAGAAAAAGTTATTTGTCTTGCAATTGCATTAAAAAAGATGGGTATTAATAAAGGTGACACAATTGCAATTTTTGCAAAGTCTTCGCCTTTTTGGTTAATATTTGATTTTGCAATTCATAAAATTGGAGCAATCTCTGTTCCTATATTTGACAATATATCTACTCAAAATTTAAATTTTGAAATAGAAGATGCAAAAATCAAATATGTTTTTATAGACTCTATAGAAAGATTAGATGATATAAAACATGATGTAACATTTATTACTCACAATTTTTGTATCAAAGAAGAAGGCTTTCATAATTTAGATGACATTTTTGTAATGAGTACTGTAAAATGTGATATATATGATTTAGAGCAAAATACTCCAAAAGAAGAAGATACTTTTTCTATCATATATACAAGTGGAAACACGGGTACTCCAAAAGGTGTTCAACTAACACATAAAAATATAATCAATCAAATACATGATGTAAATAAAATATTAGAACTACCAGAAGATGAAGTAATTTTATCACTTCTACCTCTAGCACATATATTTGAAAGAATGGTAATGAGCTTTTATTTAAATAAAGGTGTATCAATATATTTTGTGGATGAAATACCAAATGTTAGTAATCTTTTAAAAGTTGTTCGTCCTACTATGATGACTGTAGTTCCAAGATTATTAGAAAAAATATTTTTCAAAATCAAAATGAATATTGATGCTAAACCTTTTATTTCCAGATTTATTGCAAAAAAGGCATTTAATTATGCACTTAATGAAAATATGAATAAAGAGACATTTTTATTTAAAGTATTTAATAAAATTGTATATAGTAAATTAAGAGATATTTTTGGAGGAAGAATTACAAAACTAGTCTCAGGGGGAGCTCCACTTAATAAAGAGATTGCTCAATTTTTCCTAAATATTGGTATTCCTATTTATCAAGGTTATGGATTAACAGAAAGTTCTCCTGTTATTACAACTAATATTCCAGGTGCAAATAAAGTTGGTTCAAGTGGTAGACCAATTCCTAGTGTAGAAGTAAAAATAACAAATGATGGAGAACTTTTAGCACGTGGGGATTCTATTATGAAAGGCTATTTAAATAATGATGAACTAACAGCAAAAACAATTGATAAAGATGGTTGGCTTTATACAGGTGATTTAGCAAGTATTGACGAAGATGGATATGTTTATATCCAAAGTAGGAAAAAAGATATTTATAAACTTTCAACAGGAAATTATGTTTCTACAATACCAATTGAGCAAGCTTTATCAAAAAACAAATATATTGAATTTGCAACAATAATAGCAAATAATAAAAAATATGTTTCTTGCTTACTTTTTATTGATAAAGATATATATAATAATGATATACTAAATAAACAATTAACAATTGAAGAGTACTATAATCAAGATAAAGTACATAAAAGTATTAAAAATGACATAAAAATAATTAACAAAAACGTTAATGAGTGGGAGAAAATTATTCAATATACTATTGTTACAAATGATATATCAATTGAAGGTGGAGAATTAACTCCTTCAATGAAAATTTGTAGAAATGTTATCGAAGAGAAATATGAAGAAGTTATAAATAAAATGTATTAG
- a CDS encoding thiolase family protein, whose protein sequence is MKERIAIIDGLRSPIAKANGKLEKLGADTLGAIIAKELVLKNNIDYDRFDEVIIGNVAQPVNAANMARVLAIRAGFPESTIAYTVHRNCASGMQSISSSIEKIETGQGEIYLAGGVESMSSIPLLYNDQFKDFVTKLSYAKTTSQRLKILSTFRPSFLKPIIALITGLTDPISGKIMGVTAENLANDFKISKEAQDEFALNSHHKAQRAQEAGILAEEIHPIMTKDTSFSDDDGIRLNQTIQALEKLRPIFDRISGTVTAGNSSQVSDGAAMLILTTESKAKELGVEPIGFIKDYAYAGLDASRMGLGPTYATKKLFDKTGTKLEDIDLIELNEAFAAQVIANMEAFKSVDYFKKHLNSTPLGEINPDILNVNGGGIALGHPVGMSGTRIVLHTIKELKRRGKKTGLATLCVGGGQGASFLVEV, encoded by the coding sequence ATGAAGGAGAGAATAGCTATTATTGATGGACTTAGAAGTCCTATTGCTAAAGCAAATGGTAAATTAGAAAAACTAGGTGCTGATACGCTTGGAGCTATTATCGCAAAGGAATTAGTTCTTAAAAATAATATCGACTATGATAGATTTGATGAAGTGATTATTGGAAATGTAGCACAACCTGTAAATGCAGCAAATATGGCAAGAGTTTTAGCAATTAGAGCTGGTTTTCCAGAAAGTACTATTGCTTATACTGTTCATAGAAATTGTGCTTCAGGAATGCAATCTATATCTTCATCAATTGAAAAAATAGAAACAGGACAAGGTGAAATATACTTAGCTGGTGGAGTAGAATCGATGAGTAGTATTCCCCTACTTTATAATGACCAGTTTAAAGACTTTGTCACAAAATTATCTTACGCAAAAACTACATCCCAAAGATTAAAAATATTATCAACTTTTAGACCTAGTTTTTTAAAACCAATTATTGCATTAATTACTGGTTTAACTGATCCAATCTCTGGTAAAATCATGGGAGTTACAGCAGAAAATCTTGCAAATGATTTTAAAATTAGTAAAGAAGCTCAAGATGAATTTGCTTTAAATTCGCATCATAAAGCTCAAAGAGCACAAGAAGCTGGAATATTAGCCGAAGAAATTCATCCAATTATGACAAAAGATACTTCCTTTTCAGATGATGATGGGATTAGATTAAATCAAACTATTCAAGCTTTAGAAAAATTAAGACCAATATTTGATAGAATAAGTGGAACAGTAACCGCAGGAAACTCATCACAAGTTTCAGATGGTGCAGCTATGTTAATTTTAACTACAGAATCTAAAGCAAAAGAATTAGGTGTTGAACCAATTGGATTTATAAAAGATTATGCATACGCAGGACTAGATGCTTCAAGAATGGGATTAGGTCCAACATATGCAACAAAGAAACTTTTTGATAAAACTGGAACAAAACTAGAAGATATAGATTTAATAGAATTAAATGAAGCCTTTGCAGCACAAGTTATTGCAAATATGGAGGCATTTAAATCTGTTGATTATTTCAAAAAACATCTAAATAGTACTCCTTTAGGAGAAATAAATCCAGATATTTTAAATGTAAATGGTGGAGGAATTGCCTTAGGGCACCCTGTTGGTATGAGTGGAACAAGAATTGTTCTTCATACTATTAAAGAATTAAAAAGAAGAGGTAAGAAAACTGGTCTAGCCACACTTTGTGTTGGTGGTGGACAAGGTGCCTCATTTTTAGTGGAGGTGTAA